The genomic DNA TTGCAGTTAGGTAACTTACTCCTAGAGTGTGGCAATCAAACTGTTTATTATCTAGCTCCAGAAGGCGAAAAGCACCCAGTCTTGCTTACCAATAAAGAATTTCAGCTACTAGAATATTTTATGAAGCATCCGAATCAAATTATCACTAGCGAGCAGATTCGCAATCAACTTTGGGAAGCGGATGCAGAATCTTTTAGTAATGTGGTAGCTGCTCAAGTACGTTTACTCAGACGCAAGTTGGAATTAATTTCTAGCACTAATATAATTGAAACTTTACGCGGTTTGGGATATCGCTTGAATTGGGAAGCAGATGAGACAAAACAAGCTGTTCAATAAAACTCGCGTTTCATTGTCTCTCTGGTATGCAGGAGTAATGGGATTAATTCTAAGTCTACTCGGATTTGGAGTCTACAAAACAATTTCTCACGCTCATTGGGTTGCCCTCGATCGCGAATTAGAATCTGTGGCAGGAACCTTACATGACAGTTTAGAACTAAAATTAAAACAGACAGGACAAATCGAGCCGATAATCGGCGAACTATTGCCCAATCTTTGCTTAGTTGGAACTAGCTGTGTTTCCGAACGTTTTAACTCGCAACGTCACATTCTTTCTGCTGTCGATCGAGGTAATTACTATGCCCGCTTGTACGATACATCAGGACGCTTAATCGCTATCGCTGGAAATTATCCAGAAGGGTTGCCCCAACTCTTAAACAAAAAAACCTGGCAAACCAATAGCGATCGTCAAGGCAGGATTTATCATCAAATTTCTTTCTCGCTGCACACTCAAACCAGAGAAGATTGGGGATATTTCCAAGTCGGACGCAGCCTTGCTGACTTTGAGGATTATCTCGGTAGATTAAAATTAATTCTGCTATTAGGATTACCAATATCATTAATTTTCGTAGCTGTTGCTAGTTGGTGGTTGGCTGGTTTAGCGATGCAACCAATTTACCGCTCCTATCAACAGATAGAACAGTTTACAGCAGATGCCGCACACGAGTTGAGAACACCTTTAGCTGCGATGCAAGCGACGGTAGAGTCAGGATTGCTAGTCGATTTAGACAAACAAGAAACAAAAAACATTTTAACGACGATCGAGAAAGAAAATAAAAGACTGATTCAACTAGTTGCCGATTTGTTACTGTTGGCTCGCATGGATCGAAAAGCAATTCCTCTACGCCAACAGCGTTGCTGTTTAAACGATTTGGTTGACGACTTAGTAGAAGAATTAGACCCATTAGCGATCGCTAATCAAATAACGTTGACTCCTAAATTTAGAGTAGAAAAATCTATTAATGTGAGTGGTGATTGCAACCAACTATATCGTTTAGTGTATAACTTAATTGTTAATGCTATTCAACACACCCCTTCAGAAGGTCGAGTTACGGTTATTTTAGAGCGCGATGCCTCTCACACTCTACTTCAAGTTAAAGATACAGGTATTGGTATTGCCCCAGAACATCAAAAACATATTTTCGATCGTTTTTATCGCGTACAGAGCGATCGTTCTCGCAACACTGGTGGTTCGGGTTTGGGATTGGCTATAGCGAGAGCCATAGCGCGATCGCATTCCTTTAAGTTAAGTGTACATAGCCAACTAGGGCAGGGCAGCACTTTTACCCTAAAATGGCGAACAGCCGAATTTGAGCGATAAGACGGTAAGAAAGTGCTTCGGGGGATTGATTTTTCGTCGGTCGTCCTGGTTGACTGTCTCACTCTCACAAAATACATTATTTTCTTTATGGGAAGTAAGTTTTCTGTTAAAAATCAATATCAATTCTTGAAGCAGGATTATTTTCCTGAGAACTAAGAATGTGAGTATACACAGCAGTTGTTTTCGGGTCGCTGTGTCCGAGAAAATCCTGTACCTCCCGTAAAGAAGAACCACTTTGGAGACTTAAAGTCCCTGCGGTGTGACGTAAACTATGCGGAGAATGATGACGATTAAAATCGATATGTTTCAAGCCACACATTTCCAGATAACTATCAACAATAAAACCAATCCCGCTTCTAGATAAGCGTTGACCGTAACGATGATTAGATAAAGAATATAAATAAGGGAGAGGTTGGGGTCAATTTTTCTTCAGTTAACTTACGTGCTTGCCGATATTGAACTATTTCTTCTGCTAAATCGGGTCGTAAAATGACGTTTCGGATACTGTTTTTACCATCCAGCTTGAGATAATGCTGACCTTTTGATTGACTAAGATCTTGCAAATTAGCCCGATACATTTCGATGCTGCGACATCTCTGGAGTGCCATACAGCCGAGCAAAATGCGATCGCGCAATACCTGTACTTTGGTAGTATTCTCTCCGCGAATCTTATAGGTGGGTAAAATACTGTCAATTAACTGTGTAGCTGCTCTAGGGATAAATAATTAATTGTGCTACCAACAGAGCGCTTTTCCCTTGGTGCTTTCACCCCGATAGCAAGATTCTCTTTGACCAACTTATCTGCTGAACAAGCAGTGTAGAAATGTTGGATAGCTTGAAGAGATAAACGAATTGTCGGGGTTGTTTTCGACTCATCGACCAGATGTTTTCGATATTTGAGAATATTTTGCTTAGTAATAAGGGCTGGGTAAAGCTCTAGCTCTCTACACCAAGAGAGAAACTGAGCCACGCGATTGCGATAAGTTTTAATCGTATCAACACTGGCATTACCATCAGCGATAGTTAGGTTAAGATATCTTTCAAAACAGTCCCACATTGCTTTTACCGTAGGCAAAGTCGAGACAGTAGCCACAGAACCAACTCTCTTGTCAAATCTGCAATCATCCTTTAAGCGTCGAAT from Coleofasciculaceae cyanobacterium includes the following:
- a CDS encoding phage integrase N-terminal SAM-like domain-containing protein: MAIRRLKDDCRFDKRVGSVATVSTLPTVKAMWDCFERYLNLTIADGNASVDTIKTYRNRVAQFLSWCRELELYPALITKQNILKYRKHLVDESKTTPTIRLSLQAIQHFYTACSADKLVKENLAIGVKAPREKRSVGSTINYLSLEQLHS
- the rppB gene encoding two-component system sensor histidine kinase RppB, which encodes MRQNKLFNKTRVSLSLWYAGVMGLILSLLGFGVYKTISHAHWVALDRELESVAGTLHDSLELKLKQTGQIEPIIGELLPNLCLVGTSCVSERFNSQRHILSAVDRGNYYARLYDTSGRLIAIAGNYPEGLPQLLNKKTWQTNSDRQGRIYHQISFSLHTQTREDWGYFQVGRSLADFEDYLGRLKLILLLGLPISLIFVAVASWWLAGLAMQPIYRSYQQIEQFTADAAHELRTPLAAMQATVESGLLVDLDKQETKNILTTIEKENKRLIQLVADLLLLARMDRKAIPLRQQRCCLNDLVDDLVEELDPLAIANQITLTPKFRVEKSINVSGDCNQLYRLVYNLIVNAIQHTPSEGRVTVILERDASHTLLQVKDTGIGIAPEHQKHIFDRFYRVQSDRSRNTGGSGLGLAIARAIARSHSFKLSVHSQLGQGSTFTLKWRTAEFER